In Desulfobotulus mexicanus, a genomic segment contains:
- a CDS encoding EVE domain-containing protein — protein sequence MSENCWLVKSEPDTFSIQDLALRPNQTEGWDGVRNYQARNFLRDGMKKGDPVLFYHSRIKKPAIVGLCSVVREGYPDASAWHRDSAHPDPKSTPENPIWYQVDLCLKIIFQSPVLLENLRKDPQMQEMILLKKGNRLSVMPVSTAHYRLIMEMAEIPINSELA from the coding sequence ATGTCCGAAAACTGCTGGCTGGTAAAATCAGAACCCGATACCTTCTCCATTCAGGATCTGGCCCTGCGCCCAAACCAGACTGAGGGCTGGGATGGAGTCCGCAATTATCAGGCCCGAAACTTTCTCAGGGATGGTATGAAAAAAGGAGATCCTGTCCTTTTTTATCATAGCAGGATCAAAAAGCCTGCCATTGTGGGCCTGTGTTCCGTCGTCCGCGAAGGCTACCCCGATGCCAGTGCATGGCACAGGGATTCAGCCCACCCCGACCCCAAAAGCACACCGGAAAACCCCATCTGGTATCAGGTGGATCTCTGCCTTAAAATCATATTTCAAAGTCCTGTTCTCCTTGAGAACTTAAGGAAAGATCCTCAGATGCAGGAAATGATCCTGCTTAAAAAAGGAAACCGGCTTTCCGTTATGCCAGTATCCACTGCCCATTACCGCCTTATTATGGAAATGGCGGAAATACCCATAAATTCAGAACTGGCATGA